The window GAACCTCATGAACAGAACCTGTCCATCAGGTAAACAGAACctgatgaacagaacctgatgaacagaacctggtgAACAGAACCTGGTGAACAGAACCAGGTCTAAGCCCGGATCAAAGCTCCAGTCACATGATCTGCCTCTCTTTGTTTCTGCCAGAACACGGCGGCACAAAGACGGTTCTGTGAGTGTGGAAACAAGGGAGGGAGGGGCCAGGAAACACCTGGAGatcaggaaacacacacacacacacactcacacatgcacacacacacacacccacacatgcacacacacacacacacactcacccagctgtaaaacaaataaaacttatttcaGTTGTGCCCGTTCACTTTAAAGGCTGTTgctcctgacctttgacctccatgTGAGCTGCCTCTGGGCTGCGTGCTGATTGGTCCTCACAGCTCCTTGGGGCGGGGTTTGGGAAACTCCCTCTgcagctccccctgctggtcatGAACACACATTACTGCACTGACATTAAttaatctgaattttatttctgtttatttttatttctggatgGTTGATGTGAggggaatttttaaaaaaggttttgttggctctagtggcctttattttaaagtagctcaacaggaaacagggggaagacatgcagcaaatgttgcCAATTTTACTGATCTTTCATCagattgacctttgacctgtggTCCAAATGGATTGTAtccattcaaaaataatttaagtgttttacattttagagaaaatatgTTGCTGCTTAATATTTCTGACAAACTGTAGAGGAGAATTTTATGAAGcgattaattttccattttgtttgaagaaatttaaaaactgcgGTTAAGTTTTTGATGCTTCCTGGATCGGATGTTTCTATCTGTTATATATCTATAGAAAGGAAACTACTTCATCTGGTTCTTAGCTCTCTTTCTCCAGTAGGTGGCGCATTTGAGCCATAAATCAAACTAAAGACATGGAGACTAAAGATAATCTCAAACCAGATGCTGACAGACCTTAGAGCTGAAGGAAACAGTCTCATGTCTGCTGAAGTGTTTTTCACaggtaaaaacagaataaagacattttaacagGGTTTGGtttgaaggttctggttctggttctacagGATTGTTAACGAGAACAACAACTCTGGACCTTTTAtccacaaatatgtaaatatttcctGATTTATTGTCTGCTGGGTTACCAAAGTTATTCATCTTTGGTCAGAATAATGAGACTTTCTTCAGATTCAAGACTTTACATTCATAAAATTAATATTCcttgaaacagttttaaaagtCCAGACGGAGATCTCAGACACATTGCTGCCTTGTCatggaaattaaaagaaaatcaggaaGATTTCCTCCACCAGTCTGATTCGTCTCAGAGCCTAATTTCTAGATGTCTGAAGGTTCCTGGTTGATTTGTAGCCATAAACAGGACAGGAACGTCCAGAAAGGAGGTTCTGGGTCCTAGACGGGAAAAGGTTCTGGTGTAAAACAACTGCAGAACAAAAGCTAAAGAGTTTGTGTAGAAGAGTCAAACTTCATGGGAAACCATTCAGGTACCAACAGTGGATGAAAGGCCACTCAGAGAAAGAAGCCATTGGTGCAAACGCATCTAAAACCCCAGATTAGAGCCTGCAAACGAACTCTGGTACAAAAACCTGACATTCTGGACGACTCCCGTCCCAAAAGCATCATGTTCTGGGGTCGCTTTGCTTCAGGaggaactggtgcacttcacaaaatgaATGGCATCAGGAGAAAAGATTATGTAGAAATAGTAAAGCAACATCAGAACATATCAGCGAGGAAGTTAAATCTCGGACACAGACGGTTGTCCAGATGGACGATGTCCCCCAGCAGATTAGTTAGAAAGTGATTTAAGGACAACGAAGTCAACGTGTTGGAGTGAGCATCACAAAGATCTCGCTTCTATAGATAATGTAGGGAGCTGAGGCGATATGGGCTAATTAGCTTAGCTCCCAACTAAGCACACAGTTAGCAGGCTAAgcatttagtttggagctaaatatgtagctcagagctaaatatttaaaagctgtCTTGTAAATCTCTTTATAAACTGCTGCTTCGTGTCAACTATTTATCACTTCTTTCCCTCTTTTCTTGTTCAACATTTCAGCTTTAAACAAAAGTTGGTTCGTTTTAAAAGCAATCCAGATGTTTTCCTGTGGCTCCACAGCAGCACTGAAGGTTTCTCACCAGCACAAGATTACATGGATGTTCGCAAGAACCAGCTTTTACTTTGGTAGCCCACTTCTGCATATCGGCTAGTGAATTTGCggattagtttaatatttagcGGTGAGCTAGCTACATACTGCGtgttaaacatttagttagccCAGAGCTAATCACAGCTAAATTACCAACGAAGTGTTTAGCTAGCTAGGAGGTAAATAGTTAGCTTGTTTACAGAATGTTGTTGGTTGGAGCTAATAGTTTATAAGCTAAATAGTttgttgattaaatatttattttgaaacatttgcaaatgaatgaataaaatggtcaaaatatgactttggaaAGTGAAtctttatataaaatgtaattttcctcCTATAACAGGCTGAATAACCCAAATAACTCTTCTTAATTTTGTACTATGCAACTTTACAAAATGGTGTGTAAGCGAGGCGGTCTACAAACCTGACCCAGTtcaactggttctgttgggagGAATGGGCCAGAACTCCAGAAACCTGCTATTAGGAAGGAAACCCAATACAGTCAGGCAGTTTAAAGGGCAGCCCTACCCAAATAACCAGGAAATGGATGTAAACGCTGATTGTAGGTGAAGCTCaactgaatagtttttttttttaaatctatcaaaaatttaacatttagtaaatgaaaataatataatagtcataactgagaaaaaaaaggaaaagtgtgATTTAATATCTGGCGTTGAGGAATGACTGTATAGAGACTCCAAACTGATCAAGTTATAAATGGATCTAAATTTGTCTGAAGTGAACTGAATGTAAACCATTAAAATTTGAACTAAATTCCTCACTTGATGTTTTCAATAACATCCTCTGAGTCGCattataattaaacattaaattaaacagcAGGATATAAACAGACAGTGACAGAGTTTGTAGAAGTGAATGATTTATATAAAAAGCCACATAAACATTGAGCAGAAGGGTCGACCCTTCCAGCTGGACCTTCATTTCTAAGCTTCCTGTTTACATAGCAGAACTGTATCCCAacatattataaaataataaagacagtTAAATAAACAGGATCAGCTGAACATGAACCTCATGTTCAGATCCCACCCAAAAGTGTTTCAGTGCTTCACTCTGACGCTTCATGGTTAGACGataaacaaagtttaaaaatcacCAGGAGGAAACTACTGCAGGGATTATCTCCCTATAAACGGGTGATTGGGAGGCAAAGGGAGCAGTGGTGCTTCAGGTCAATGGAAACTATCAAAACCCTGGAAACAAAGAAGGTTTCCTGTTCCTGTTCAGTCTGGGGCGTCCAGTCAGGAAGCAGCCTGAAGAGGGCGCTATAAGTTCACCTGCAGAACTGGATCCTGTCTTGCTGTACAACATGTTTTACCTGAACAGCAACCGTATGGAGGAAAACCATGAAGGAGAACATGTGACTCCTTCCTGCTTCCTCTGGATTATAATCTGATCTCAACCTTCATCAAACTGGACATTaccaaagaaaatggaaaaatgacaGAGATNNNNNNNNNNNNNNNNNNNNNNNNNNNNNNNNNNNNNNNNNNNNNNNNNNNNNNNNNNNNNNNNNNNNNNNNNNNNNNNNNNNNNNNNNNNNNNNNNNNNCAATCTGTGGTGGTGTGACTCAATGGCCATCGTCTGCAGCAGTTTCTCCTGAAAGTTTTCTAATTTTGGATGGAAACTGAGCACATTTCAGTCACAGGTCTCCTCCAATCCCAAAGGTTTCTCAGTCATTTGGATCTGCTGGTCTGTAGCaggatgttgtgtttttaacgGACTCTGCTCCATGTCCTCTGCTTTTATGGACAGACCCTGTTGAGTTTTAACTTTCAATGACCCGGCCCGTCCAGTGGATCTTAAAGAGCCACTTCTGAAAGACAGCCGTTTACTGATATGTAAGCGAGTGTGCTCAATGTCTTCCTTGAAGTTCTTGGTGGAGTAGTAGTACAGCAGCGGGTTGACCACGCTGTTGGACGCCGCCATGCACAGCGTTATCGCCACGGCTCTCTGCAGCAGGTTGGTGACGCCACAGTTCCAGCCGCCGTTCACGGCGTAAAGGTGCAGGGTCCGGATCACGTGGTAGGGCaggaagcagagcaggaagGTCGCTATCACCATGATGAGCAGGTGCACTGAGCGCTGGTTTTTCTTCCTTAACTTCATGCGCGTTTTCGGGTCCTGAGAATAATGTGGGTGTGTCAGACAGTGGATGATCTTGGTGCAACACAGGATGATGGTGAAGAACGGCAGCACAAATCCAAAAATCAACGCCACGTAGTTCATGCTGAGGATGCGGGACCAAGACTGTGGAGTCGCCGGCTCAAAGCAGCGAGGTATTCCACCTCTGGAAGGAAGCAGAAGAGAAACTTCAGCATCCCCTGATCATCTGCTTGATCCCAGGCAGCAACAAACAAAGATGCATCACTGGTGCTCTGACTCTTACCTTTTATTAACGCCACTGCCTAGGAAGGGCAGAGAGGACACGGCCACAAACAGCCAGATTCCCAGACACGTCAGTAAGGCTAACTTGAAACTTTTCACTTTCTTATGATGTAGTGGATAGACGATGGAAAACCAGCGGAGGAGGCTCAGAAACGTGAGGAACAGGATGCTGAAAGGCAGAGAGAGCAGgaatgaaactgaaatattcCCCAAACCAAAGGGAAACTTATGGCATGAGGACGTCTCCTGTCCCACCTGGAGTAGAGATTGACGTAGAAGGTGTAGACACAGAGTCTGCAGACCCAGTCAGGAAAGGACCAGTGGCCCTTGTTCATGTAGTACGCCAGTCGCAGAGGCAGGGTGAGGGAGAAGCTGCCGTCAGACAGCGCGAGGTTCACCATGATCACATAGGCAGGCTTCCTCCTGTGGATGGAAGAGGAGATGGAAAATCAGGGCAATGTAGGAATTCACAGCCTGATCTCTTCCCTCAGTAGCAGGAACCTCTGTTTGTAAGACATTTGTCTTCCTGTTGGACATTGGGACAGAGGACAACACAGAGGAGCAGTGACTGGTTCCAGTAAAGTCCACCTGCTGGAAGTTCTCCACTTTTCTCAGAGTCCAAACTGATCAAGGCTATGAAAACAGAGGAGACGTGACACCAAACCGAGGGCTGAGTGAGAAACGGTTCTGTTCTGGTGTGTTGACCCTGCGGTGACCTGAACACCTGTCCACAGTGTCACCTGCTGGCAGACGACACACCCAGTCCAACGCTGGTCGACATGTAAATGCTTCAAAAAATCCCGCTGCCAAATCATTTTCCGGGTAAAGATAGAATCTACCACAATCTGCTGTCTGACCTCAAAGAGCCGGATTCTGGGTCAGACCAGCACAAAGGGCTGCAGAGGACAGCAGGTTTTAACTTTCCCTTTTACTTTTCACCTAATTAACCTAAACCTAAATacacccttaccctaacccttaccctaacccttacccttaccctaaccctaacccttaccctaaccctaaccctaaccctaaccctaaccctaaccctaacccttacccttaccctaccctatacctcaaatactttttgagttatcgagcttgtccgaacgcgttttctggttttcatcctatatcctaaccctaaccctaccctaccgccctgagcacggaagacactccaacaactccaattttacttcacccaggaacactctccacgcactcgggacactccaaaacacactctggtaaggttcccacaagtacctattttcacaacacttagtgcgattttcaccattttcacacatccaccaaccctggcatatcacacatccccgcactcagggctacgccctgagcacggaaaaccgactcccagctcgatccgacgctcctagcgaaacttgaaaaatcaatgggagtctatggcagctataggaaggggaggggccagggccaccaaactcggtggagacctggagggggtcgagacatgtatacacaccgagtttggtcagcttgccgcttatactttggaagttatcgagcttgtccgaactcgtccgatgaatgggagtcaatggcagctatgtcttaggaaggggccacagccaccaaacttacagggtacgtgggtcccctcagacgatctctcgaggccaagtatgggccccatacctcaaatactttttgagttatcgagcttgtccgaacgcgttttctggttttcatcctatatcctaaccctaaccctaagattcttcacttaccctaaccaaacacaagattcttcacttaacctaacctcacaggagtaagaacgtctcacaaaaacctctcccaggaacactctccaggcactcgggacactccaaaacacactctggtaaggttcccacaagtacctattttcacaacactttgggcaattttcaggattttcaccaacactggccgcactcagggctacgccctgagcacggacgaggcacctgccgcactcagggcttcgccctgagcacggaagacactccaacaactccaattttacttcacccaggaacactctccaggcactcgggacactccaaaacacactctggtaaggttccccaaagtacatattttcacaacactttgtgcaattttcaggattttcaccaacactggccgcactcagggcttcgccctgagcacggacaacgcacactggccgcactcagggcttcgccctgagcacggacaacgcacggacaatgcaccctggccgcactcagggctacgccctgagcacggacgaggcacctgccgcactcagggctacgccctgagcacggacgaggcacctgccgcactcagggcttcgccctgagcacggaagacactccaacaactccaattttacttcacccaggaacactctccacgcactcgggacactccaaaacacactctggtaaggttcccacaagtacctattttcacaacacttagtgcgattttcaccattttcacacatccaccaaccctggcatatcacacatccccgcactcagggctacgccctgagcacggaaaaccgactcccagctcgatccgacgctcctagcgaaacttgaaaaatcaatgggagtctatggcagctataggaaggggaggggccagggccaccaaactcggtggagacctggagggggtcgagacatgtatacacaccgagtttggggaggatggcacttacggcttgggagctaaatacgatgagacgatttttcaaatgaatgggagtcaatggcagctatgtcaagggaatgagctacagccaccaaacttacagggtacctgggcaccctccatgggtctctcgaggccaagtatgggccccatacctcttttactttttcagccaaatacgatgagacgacgacttttctggttttcatcctatatcctaaccctaaccctaacccctaccctaccctaacccctaccctaaccctacccttaccctaaccctaacccttacccttaccctaacccttacccttaccctaccctacccctaacccttaccccttacccttaccctaacccttaccctaacccttaccctaaccctaccctaacccctacctcttttactttttcagccaaatacgatgagacgacgacttttctggttttcatcctatatcctaaccctaaccctaaccctaaccctaaccctaccctaccgccctgagcacggaagacactccaacaactccaattttacttcacccaggaacactctccacgcactcgggacactccaaaacacactctggtaaggttcccacaagtacctattttcacaacacttagtgcgattttcaccattttcacacatccaccaaccctggcatatcacacatccccgcactcagggctacgccctgagcacggaaaaccgactcccagctcgatccgacgctcctagcgaaacttgaaaaatcaatgggagtctatggcagctataggaaggggaggggccagggccaccaaactcggtggagacctggagggggtcgagacatgtatacacaccgagtttggtcagcttgccgcttatactttggaagttatcgagcttgtccgaactcgtccgatgaatgggagtcaatggcagctatgtcttaggaaggggccacagccaccaaacttacagggtacgtgggtcccctcagacgatctctcgaggccaagtatgggccccatacctcaaatactttttgagttatcgagcttgtccgaacgcgttttctggttttcatcctatatcctaaccctaaccctaccctaccgccctgagcacggaagacactccaacaactccaattttacttcacccaggaacactctccacgcactcgggacactccaaaacacactctggtaaggttcccacaagtacctattttcacaacacttagtgcgattttcaccattttcacacatccaccaaccctggcatatcacacatccccgcactcagggctacgccctgagcacggaaaaccgactcccagctcgatccgacgctcctagcgaaacttgaaaaatcaatgggagtctatggcagctataggaaggggaggggccagggccaccaaactcggtggagacctggagggggtcgagacatgtatacacaccgagtttggtcagcttgccgcttatactttggaagttatcgagcttgtccgaactcgtccgatgaatgggagtcaatggcagctatgtcttaggaaggggccacagccaccaaacttacagggtacgtgggtcccctcagacgatctctcgaggccaagtatgggccccatacctcaaatactttttgagttatcgagcttgtccgaacgcgttttctggttttcatcctatatcctaaccctaaccctaagattcttcacttaccctaaccaaacacaagattcttcacttaacctaacctcacaggagtaagaacgtctcacaaaaacctctcccaggaacactctccaggcactcgggacactccaaaacacactctggtaaggttcccacaagtacctattttcacaacactttgggcaattttcaggattttcaccaacactggccgcactcagggctacgccctgagcacggacgaggcacctgccgcactcagggcttcgccctgagcacggaagacactccaacaactccaattttacttcacccaggaacactctccaggcactcgggacactccaaaacacactctggtaaggttccccaaagtacatattttcacaacactttgtgcaattttcaggattttcaccaacactggccgcactcagggcttcgccctgagcacggacaacgcacactggccgcactcagggcttcgccctgagcacggacaacgcacggacaatgcaccctggccgcactcagggctacgccctgagcacggacgaggcacctgccgcactcagggctacgccctgagcacggacgaggcacctgccgcactcagggcttcgccctgagcacggaagacactccaacaactccaattttacttcacccaggaacactctccacgcactcgggacactccaaaacacactctggtaaggttcccacaagtacctattttcacaacacttagtgcgattttcaccattttcacacatccaccaaccctggcatatcacacatccccgcactcagggctacgccctgagcacggaaaaccgactcccagctcgatccgacgctcctagcgaaacttgaaaaatcaatgggagtctatggcagctataggaaggggaggggccagggccaccaaactcggtggagacctggagggggtcgagacatgtatacacaccgagtttggggaggatggcacttacggcttgggagctaaatacgatgagacgatttttcaaatgaatgggagtcaatggcagctatgtcaagggaatgagctacagccaccaaacttacagggtacctgggcaccctccatgggtctctcgaggccaagtatgggccccatacctcttttactttttcagccaaatacgatgagacgacgacttttctggttttcatcctatatcctaaccctaaccctaacccctaccctaccctaacccctaccctaaccctacccttaccctaaccctaacccttacccttaccctaacccttacccttaccctaccctacccctaacccttaccccttacccttaccctaacccttaccctaacccttaccctaaccctaccctaacccctacctcttttactttttcagccaaatacgatgagacgacgacttttctggttttcatcctatatcctaaccctaaccctaaccctaaccctaaccctaccctaccgccctgagcacggaagacactccaacaactccaattttacttcacccaggaacactctccacgcactcgggacactccaaaacacactctggtaaggttcccacaagtacctattttcacaacacttagtgcgattttcaccattttcacacatccaccaaccctggcatatcacacatccccgcactcagggctacgccctgagcacggaaaaccgactcccagctcgatccgacgctcctagcgaaacttgaaaaatcaatgggagtctatggcagctataggaaggggaggggccagggccaccaaactcggtggagacctggagggggtcgagacatgtatacacaccgagtttggtcagcttgccgcttatactttggaagttatcgagcttgtccgaactcgtccgatgaatgggagtcaatggcagctatgtcttaggaaggggccacagccaccaaacttacagggtacgtgggtcccctcagacgatctctcgaggccaagtatgggccccatacctcaaatactttttgagttatcgagcttgtccgaacgcgttttctggttttcatcctatatcctaaccctaaccctaccctaccgccctgagcacggaagacactccaacaactccaattttacttcacccaggaacactctccacgcactcgggacactccaaaacacactctggtaaggttcccacaagtacctattttcacaacacttagtgcgattttcaccattttcacacatccaccaaccctggcatatcacacatccccgcactcagggctacgccctgagcacggaaaaccgactcccagctcgatccgacgctcctagcgaaacttgaaaaatcaatgggagtctatggcagctataggaaggggaggggccagggccaccaaactcggtggagacctggagggggtcgagacatgtatacacaccgagtttggtcagcttgccgcttatactttggaagttatcgagcttgtccgaactcgtccgatgaatgggagtcaatggcagctatgtcttaggaaggggccacagccaccaaacttacagggtacgtgggtcccctcagacgatctctcgaggccaagtatgggccccatacctcaaatactttttgagttatcgagcttgtccgaacgcgttttctggttttcatcctatatcctaaccctaaccctaagattcttcacttaccctaaccaaacacaagattcttcacttaacctaacctcacaggagtaagaacgtctcacaaaaacctctcccaggaacactctccaggcactcgggacactccaaaacacactctggtaaggttcccacaagtacctattttcacaacactttgggcaattttcaggattttcaccaacactggccgcactcagggctacgccctgagcacggacgaggcacctg is drawn from Xiphophorus hellerii strain 12219 chromosome 15, Xiphophorus_hellerii-4.1, whole genome shotgun sequence and contains these coding sequences:
- the LOC116733698 gene encoding cysteinyl leukotriene receptor 1-like, whose translation is MVNLALSDGSFSLTLPLRLAYYMNKGHWSFPDWVCRLCVYTFYVNLYSSILFLTFLSLLRWFSIVYPLHHKKVKSFKLALLTCLGIWLFVAVSSLPFLGSGVNKRGGIPRCFEPATPQSWSRILSMNYVALIFGFVLPFFTIILCCTKIIHCLTHPHYSQDPKTRMKLRKKNQRSVHLLIMVIATFLLCFLPYHVIRTLHLYAVNGGWNCGVTNLLQRAVAITLCMAASNSVVNPLLYYYSTKNFKEDIEHTRLHISKRLSFRSGSLRSTGRAGSLKVKTQQGLSIKAEDMEQSPLKTQHPATDQQIQMTEKPLGLEETCD